A window of Etheostoma spectabile isolate EspeVRDwgs_2016 chromosome 18, UIUC_Espe_1.0, whole genome shotgun sequence contains these coding sequences:
- the plg gene encoding plasminogen gives MDLYKVAFLLGALVCNVSGTEVAGYAKTEGAWILSLRKTQYAANTVADCATKCNAETSFTCRSFIYHEKDQECWTAAANSKTENILRRSSTALYEKEVYLLECVNGVGSDYRGTKSKTKSGTKCQNWAAKYPHRPNFTPEANPLADLESNFCRNPDGDAGGPWCYTTDPNTRWEHCGVSSCTEECIHCSGEDYRGKISTTEKGFTCQRWDSQKPHNHGYSPSALPEKYLEENYCRNPDGDPRPWCFTTSASKRWDFCSIPRCTSEAPTVVPELTCATGEGKAYRGTIAVTESGKTCQSWSSQTPQKHNRSPENYPCKGLDSNYCRNPDNERMPWCYTTDPETRWEYCKVPSCGNAAAPDEPVIPTEEEDCYEGDGTSYRGVTSETISGKRCQSWSSMTPHTHQKTPQNFPNADLRRNLCRNPDGDKAPWCYTTEPRVRWEYCKLEKCLPKPVSGATESKPSAPEASSTATVTPPENDCKTGNGDTYRGPTSITILGVTCQAWSAQSPHQHNSFTPQTHPTKGLEGNSCRNPDGDVNGPWCYTTDRNKKWDYCQIPDCAGMKCGTPAVKPRRCFGRIVGGCVSKAHSWPWQISLRTNTGIHFCGGTLIHPQWVLTAAHCLERSKRPGAYKVFMGITTERANEPSKQVKNLEKLILEPNGADIALLKLESPALINDKVMPVCLPEKDYIVPSGTECYVTGWGETQGTGGEGVLKETGFPVIENKICNRPSYLNGRVKDHEMCAGNIEGGTDSCQGDSGGPLVCYSQSTYVLQGVTSWGLGCANAMKPGVYARVSKFIDWIDKTIKTN, from the exons ATGGACCTGTACAAAGTAGCTTTCCTCTTGGGAGCCCTGGTCTGCAACG TTAGTGGTACTGAGGTAGCGGGATACGCCAAAACTGAAGGAGCATGGATCCTCTCGCTGCGGAAAACCCAGTACGCCGCCAACACTGTGGCGGACTGTGCCACCAAATGTAATGCTGAGACATCCTTCACATGCAG GTCTTTCATATACCATGAAAAAGACCAAGAGTGTTGGACCGCAGCAGCAAActctaaaacagaaaacatcctGCGTAGAAGCAGCACAGCATTGTATGAAAAAGAGG tctaccTCCTGGAGTGTGTAAATGGAGTAGGATCAGATTACAGAGGAACAAAGAGCAAAACAAAATCAGGAACCAAATGTCAGAATTGGGCTGCCAAATACCCGCACAGGCCCAA CTTCACACCAGAAGCCAATCCTCTAGCAGACCTGGAGTCTAACTTCTGTAGAAACCCTGATGGAGATGCCGGGGGACCCTGGTGTTACACCACCGACCCCAACACCCGCTGGGAGCACTGCGGGGTCTCCAGCTGCACTG AGGAGTGTATCCACTGCAGTGGTGAGGACTACAGGGGGAAGATCTCCACCACAGAAAAAGGCTTCACCTGCCAACGATGGGACTCCCAGAAACCTCACAACCACGGCTACAGCCCCAGCGC TCTTCCAGAGAAGTATCTTGAGGAGAACTACTGCAGAAACCCCGATGGAGACCCCCGCCCGTGGTGCTTCACCACCAGCGCCTCCAAACGATGGGACTTCTGCTCCATACCCCGCTGCA CGTCCGAGGCTCCCACCGTGGTTCCAGAGCTAACCTGTGCCACCGGCGAAGGGAAAGCGTATCGAGGCACGATCGCTGTGACAGAATCTGGGAAAACGTGCCAGAGCTGGTCGTCTCAGACGCCCCAGAAACACAACCGCTCGCCAGAAAACTACCCCTGCAA AGGCCTGGATAGCAACTACTGTCGTAACCCAGACAACGAGAGGATGCCCTGGTGTTACACCACCGACCCTGAAACCCGCTGGGAGTACTGCAAGGTGCCGAGCTGTGGGAACGCAGCCGCGCCAG ACGAGCCCGTGATCCCCACAGAGGAGGAAGACTGTTACGAGGGCGACGGGACGAGTTACCGGGGTGTCACATCCGAGACCATCAGTGGAAAGAGATGTCAAAGCTGGAGCTCCATGACTCCCCACACCCACCAAAAAACCCCACAGAACTTCCCCAACGC GGACCTCAGGAGAAATCTGTGCAGGAACCCCGATGGAGACAAGGCTCCTTGGTGTTACACTACAGAGCCTAGAGTCCGCTGGGAGTACTGCAAGTTGGAGAAATGTCTCCCCAAACCTGTGAGCGGTGCAACCGAGAGCAAACCCTCcgcccccgaggcctcctcaaCTGCCACAGTGACCCCACCAGAGAATG ACTGTAAGACCGGAAATGGAGATACATACCGGGGTCCAACCTCCATCACCATTCTGGGCGTAACCTGCCAGGCCTGGAGCGCCCAGAGCCCCCATCAACACAACAGCTTCACCCCACAAACCCACCCCACCAAGGGTCTGGAGGGCAAT AGCTGCAGGAACCCAGATGGGGATGTGAATGGTCCTTGGTGCTACACTACAGACCGGAACAAGAAATGGGACTACTGTCAGATCCCTGACTGTG CTGGAATGAAATGCGGGACGCCGGCCGTCAAGCCAAGGCGCTGTTTCGGTCGGATTGTGGGGGGTTGCGTGTCCAAAGCTCACTCGTGGCCCTGGCAAATCAGCCTCCGGACCAA TACAGGAATCCACTTCTGTGGAGGAACTCTGATTCACCCTCAGTGGGTCCTCACTGCAGCTCACTGCCTGGAGAG GTCCAAACGGCCCGGAGCCTACAAGGTCTTCATGGGCATTACCACAGAGAGAGCCAACGAGCCGTCCAAACAAGTCAAGAACCTGGAAAAACTGATCCTGGAACCCAACGGCGCCGACATCGCTCTGCTCAAACTGGAGAG ccCAGCATTAATAAATGATAAAGTCATGCCCGTCTGTCTGCCGGAGAAGGACTACATCGTTCCCAGTGGAACCGAGTGTTACGTTACCGGGTGGGGCGAAACtcaag GTACGGGGGGCGAGGGGGTCCTGAAGGAAACTGGTTTCCCTGTCATTGAGAACAAGATCTGCAATCGGCCATCGTACCTGAACGGCCGAGTCAAAGACCACGAGATGTGTGCAGGAAACATCGAGGGAGGGACAGACAGCTGCCAG GGCGACAGCGGCGGCCCCCTGGTGTGTTACTCCCAGAGCACGTACGTCCTGCAGGGGGTGACGTCATGGGGTCTGGGGTGCGCCAACGCCATGAAACCCGGGGTCTACGCCCGAGTCTCCAAGTTTATCGACTGGATCGACAAAACCATCAAAACCAATTGA